In Desulfatibacillum aliphaticivorans DSM 15576, the genomic stretch CGCCGTTATGTTCCACCACCAAATAGGAATCGCAATGGGGAAGCCAGGAGCAGGTGGCCCGGAGTCCGTCCAGAAAATAAATAAGGATGTCTTCGAACAGGCGGATGGAAACCCGGCCGAACCCGTCTTGCAGCCAGAGGTCGAACAGGCGGACGTAAAATTCTCCCAGGGCCTTTCCCGAAACCGCCCTTGGCGCGGGTTCGCCGGTTTCCGGGTCCGCGTCCACGCACGGGATGAACTGGAGATACTCAAAACCCTGCTTCACAAAAAAATCATACAGTTCTTCAGGCCGGTCCACGTTGTCGGGAGTCAGCAGGGTGAGGATGTTGAATTCCGCCCCATGGCGGGAAAGGGTTTGGGCGGTTTGCATCACCCTGGAAAAGGTTCCGCGCCCTTGGTGGTCTATCCGGTTTTTGTCGTGGACTTCCCGGGGGCCGTCCAGGCTCAGGCCTGTCAGGATTCTATTTTCCGCCAGAAATTTCGCCCATTTGTCGTCAATGAGAATCCCATTGGTCTGGATGGAATTCTCCACAACCTGGCCCGGAGCGGCGGCCTTTTTCTGCAATCTGACTACATCGCGGAAAAAGTCCAGGCCCATGAGCGTGGGCTCCCCGCCCTGCCAGCAGAACCCGTTGATGGGATGGCCCAAAGCCAGGGTTTTTTCGATCATGGCCTGGGCGGTTTCCAGATCCATCATGGTTTTGGAGGCCGGATAGACCTCTTCAGCCCTTTTGTAAAAGCAGTAGGCGCAATCCAGGTTGCAGCGGTATGACGCCGGTTTGATCAACAAATTCATAATTATTTAACTCAACACACATGGACCTGCGGCCCACAACAAAAGATGAAAATTTTCATACAAAACATTAGGGAATTAATCTTTTCCTATATAAACAGGAGATTGCAATAGGCGATAAGGAATTAAACGCCAAAGCCGAC encodes the following:
- a CDS encoding anaerobic sulfatase maturase, giving the protein MNLLIKPASYRCNLDCAYCFYKRAEEVYPASKTMMDLETAQAMIEKTLALGHPINGFCWQGGEPTLMGLDFFRDVVRLQKKAAAPGQVVENSIQTNGILIDDKWAKFLAENRILTGLSLDGPREVHDKNRIDHQGRGTFSRVMQTAQTLSRHGAEFNILTLLTPDNVDRPEELYDFFVKQGFEYLQFIPCVDADPETGEPAPRAVSGKALGEFYVRLFDLWLQDGFGRVSIRLFEDILIYFLDGLRATCSWLPHCDSYLVVEHNGDVYPCDFYVYDQYRLGNIVRDDLPAVMNSPTRKKFAAAKAEWPQKCRACRYSALCQGDCTRHRINGPSMLCEAWTMLFDHLESHPVDVTAKAREAREQHARGLWAKAGRNDPCPCGSGKKFKKCCMGKRS